In a single window of the Actinomycetota bacterium genome:
- the rpe gene encoding ribulose-phosphate 3-epimerase: MIRRLAPSVLNADLAHLADQVRLVEEAADWIHLDIMDGHFVPNHTFGPPVVAALRPHTGHYLDCHLMVDNPEALLPALAEAGANGVSMHVEALDDPARALAVAAGHGLDAGLALKPGTPLDTVLPYLDDLDLVLPMTVEPGFGGQAFDHRVLPKIAAARRAIDEAGRPVALQVDGGVNAGTLPRCLEAGADVFVVGSAIFGADDPAAAAKAFRELIDGGSR; the protein is encoded by the coding sequence GTGATCCGACGCCTGGCACCGTCGGTGCTCAACGCCGACCTCGCCCACCTCGCCGACCAGGTCCGGCTGGTCGAGGAGGCCGCCGACTGGATCCACCTCGACATCATGGACGGGCATTTCGTCCCCAACCACACCTTCGGCCCCCCGGTGGTGGCCGCCCTGCGGCCCCACACCGGCCACTACCTCGACTGCCACCTGATGGTGGACAACCCCGAGGCGCTGCTGCCGGCCCTCGCCGAGGCCGGGGCCAACGGGGTGAGCATGCACGTGGAGGCCCTCGACGACCCGGCGCGGGCCCTGGCCGTGGCCGCCGGGCACGGCCTGGACGCCGGGCTGGCCCTCAAGCCGGGCACGCCCCTGGACACCGTCCTGCCGTATCTGGACGACCTCGACCTGGTCCTGCCCATGACGGTCGAGCCGGGCTTCGGGGGCCAGGCGTTCGACCACCGGGTCCTGCCCAAGATCGCCGCCGCCCGCCGGGCCATCGACGAGGCCGGGCGCCCGGTCGCCCTCCAGGTCGACGGCGGCGTCAACGCCGGCACCCTGCCCAGGTGCCTGGAGGCGGGCGCCGACGTGTTCGTGGTCGGCTCGGCCATCTTCGGGGCCGACGACCCGGCCGCCGCCGCCAAGGCGTTCCGGGAGCTGATCGACGGGGGGAGCAGGTAA
- the ribD gene encoding bifunctional diaminohydroxyphosphoribosylaminopyrimidine deaminase/5-amino-6-(5-phosphoribosylamino)uracil reductase RibD, producing MAAEQGPDEAWMARAVALAEGGRGTASPNPMVGAVLVRDGRVVGEGFHQAAGRPHAEAVALAAAGAAARGATCYVTLEPCAHHGRTPPCADALVAAGVARVVAALADPDPRVGGAGLERLRSAGVAVAVGAGAAAAAEQNAAYLTHRRLGRPRVTLKAAASLDGKVAAADGTSQWITGPAARSDGHRLRAEADAVAVGAGTALADDPRLTVRLPGFGGRQPLRVLVDAAGRVGAGGHLFDGEAPTLVATTGAAPAAAVEAWKAAGAEVLVCEPAPEGVDLHDLVRALGERGVLELLVEGGPRLQASLWAAGLADRLVWYLAPLAIGGAGAPGLLGGAGAATLAEARRLRLASVDRLGDDVRVVAFPCAEEED from the coding sequence GTGGCAGCCGAGCAGGGACCCGACGAGGCCTGGATGGCCCGGGCGGTGGCGCTCGCCGAGGGGGGGCGGGGGACCGCCAGCCCCAACCCGATGGTGGGGGCGGTGCTGGTCCGCGACGGCCGGGTCGTCGGCGAGGGATTCCACCAGGCGGCCGGGCGGCCCCACGCCGAGGCGGTGGCCCTGGCCGCGGCCGGGGCGGCGGCCCGGGGGGCGACCTGCTACGTGACCCTGGAGCCGTGCGCCCACCACGGGCGCACCCCGCCGTGCGCCGACGCGCTGGTCGCCGCCGGAGTGGCCAGGGTGGTGGCGGCGCTGGCCGACCCCGACCCGCGGGTCGGGGGGGCGGGGCTGGAGCGGCTGCGGTCGGCCGGGGTGGCCGTCGCCGTCGGGGCCGGGGCGGCCGCGGCGGCCGAGCAGAACGCCGCCTACCTGACCCACCGGCGGCTGGGGCGGCCGCGGGTCACCCTCAAGGCCGCGGCCAGCCTGGACGGCAAGGTCGCGGCCGCCGACGGCACCTCCCAGTGGATCACCGGGCCGGCCGCCCGGTCGGACGGGCACCGGCTGCGGGCCGAGGCCGACGCCGTGGCCGTCGGGGCCGGCACCGCCCTGGCCGACGACCCCCGGCTGACGGTCCGCCTCCCCGGCTTCGGCGGCCGCCAGCCCCTGCGGGTGCTGGTCGACGCCGCCGGCCGGGTCGGCGCCGGCGGCCACCTGTTCGACGGGGAGGCCCCGACCCTGGTCGCCACCACCGGCGCCGCCCCCGCGGCCGCCGTCGAGGCCTGGAAGGCCGCCGGGGCCGAGGTGCTGGTCTGCGAGCCGGCCCCCGAGGGCGTCGACCTGCACGATCTCGTGCGGGCGCTGGGGGAGCGGGGGGTGCTGGAGCTGCTGGTCGAGGGGGGCCCGCGGCTCCAGGCCAGCCTGTGGGCGGCCGGGCTGGCCGACCGGCTCGTCTGGTACCTGGCGCCGCTGGCCATCGGCGGGGCGGGCGCCCCCGGGCTGCTGGGCGGGGCCGGAGCGGCCACCCTGGCCGAGGCCCGCCGGCTCCGGCTGGCCTCGGTCGACCGGCTGGGCGACGACGTTCGCGTGGTGGCGTTTCCATGCGCCGAGGAGGAGGACTGA
- a CDS encoding response regulator — protein MVLIADDDRDIVRFVEVNLRLEGFEVITAHDGQEALGKALDLQPNLILLDVMMPRMDGYEVCTKLRADGRSAHIPVIMLTAKSLSADKVLGLTAGADDYIIKPFDPMELVARVKTTLRRASEMRSLSPLTGLPGNLRIEQEIASRMERGKAVAVAYADLDNFKSYNDRYGFLRGDEVISLFAQVLRRAAQDAAGPDGFVGHIGGDDFVALVPPEAAETFTSRVITDFDDRIPTLYDPEDARAGSIELEDRQGQLRRFPIVSVSLGIASSAQRIFANHRELVATATELKHVAKRRQGSSYALDRRTDGF, from the coding sequence ATGGTCCTGATCGCCGACGACGACCGCGACATCGTCCGGTTCGTCGAGGTCAACCTCCGCCTCGAGGGCTTCGAGGTGATCACGGCCCACGACGGCCAGGAGGCGCTCGGCAAGGCGCTCGACCTGCAGCCCAACCTCATCCTGCTGGACGTGATGATGCCGCGGATGGACGGCTACGAGGTCTGCACCAAGCTGCGGGCCGACGGCCGCAGCGCCCACATCCCGGTGATCATGCTGACCGCCAAGTCGCTCTCGGCCGACAAGGTGCTGGGCCTGACCGCCGGCGCCGACGACTACATCATCAAGCCGTTCGACCCGATGGAGCTGGTCGCGCGGGTCAAGACGACCCTGCGGCGGGCCAGCGAGATGCGCTCGCTGTCGCCGCTGACCGGCCTGCCCGGCAACCTCCGGATCGAGCAGGAGATCGCCTCCCGCATGGAGCGCGGCAAGGCGGTCGCGGTCGCCTACGCCGACCTGGACAACTTCAAGTCCTACAACGACCGCTACGGCTTCCTCCGCGGCGACGAGGTGATCTCGCTGTTCGCCCAGGTGCTGCGGCGGGCCGCCCAGGACGCGGCCGGCCCCGACGGGTTCGTGGGCCACATCGGCGGCGACGACTTCGTCGCCCTGGTCCCCCCGGAGGCGGCCGAGACCTTCACCAGCCGGGTCATCACCGACTTCGACGACCGCATCCCGACCCTGTACGACCCTGAGGACGCCCGCGCCGGCTCGATCGAGCTGGAGGACCGACAGGGCCAGCTGCGCCGCTTCCCGATCGTCTCGGTCTCCCTCGGCATCGCCTCCAGCGCCCAGCGCATCTTCGCCAACCACCGCGAGCTGGTCGCCACCGCCACCGAGCTCAAGCACGTGGCCAAGCGCCGGCAGGGCTCCAGCTACGCCCTTGACCGCCGCACCGACGGGTTCTAG
- a CDS encoding riboflavin synthase: MFTGIVEGTGTVAALAVADGGGGARLEVEAPFLAGDLRLGESVAVNGCCLTVAEPTPGGFAADLVAETLRRTALGGLAAGDAVNLERPLALGGRLGGHLVQGHVDGVARVLERKPVGEGEEVRVELPPDLERYVVEKGSIAVDGVSLTVAGVGPGWFAVALVPHTLEVTTLGRRRPGDPVQLEVDVVAKYVERLVVRQ, translated from the coding sequence ATGTTCACCGGGATCGTGGAAGGCACCGGCACCGTGGCCGCGCTGGCCGTCGCGGACGGCGGCGGCGGGGCCCGGCTGGAGGTCGAGGCGCCGTTCCTGGCCGGCGACCTGCGGCTGGGCGAGTCGGTGGCGGTCAACGGCTGCTGCCTGACCGTGGCCGAGCCGACCCCCGGCGGGTTCGCCGCCGACCTGGTCGCCGAGACCCTGCGCCGCACCGCCCTTGGCGGGCTGGCCGCCGGGGACGCGGTCAACCTGGAGCGGCCCCTGGCCCTGGGCGGCCGCCTCGGCGGCCACCTCGTCCAGGGCCACGTCGACGGGGTGGCCAGGGTGCTGGAGCGCAAGCCGGTCGGTGAGGGCGAGGAGGTCAGGGTCGAGCTGCCGCCCGACCTGGAGCGCTACGTGGTCGAGAAGGGGTCGATCGCGGTCGACGGGGTCAGCCTGACCGTGGCCGGGGTCGGGCCCGGGTGGTTCGCGGTCGCGCTGGTGCCCCACACCCTGGAGGTGACCACCCTGGGCCGGCGCCGCCCCGGCGACCCGGTGCAGCTGGAGGTCGACGTGGTCGCCAAGTACGTCGAGCGGCTGGTGGTGCGCCAATGA
- a CDS encoding transcription antitermination factor NusB, which yields MSARRPRGGRRPPGPARDQASRGPRRRGPAAGPRDVALAALERVDEGGAYANLVLPPMLRRSGLTLSERAAVTDLVYGSLRMRAALDFAMAPLSRQPLDRLEPLVLRGLRLGAYELLFGGTAAHAAVAETVGAVARAGHRGQAGYVNAVLRRLATATPAWPDRERDPAGWAATRGSHPAWIVEEALARLGPEELVALVEADNTRPEVSLRATPGRTTRDELLAELAEAGLTARPSPVSPDCVILERGDPGSLAAVGEGRAVVQDAASALVAPAVGAGPGDLVADLAAGPGGKAGHLAALGARVLAVEAQRRRAGLVAATAARLGVADRLLTVVGDGRRPPLRPGAADAALVDAPCTNLGSLRRRPEARWRHGPGDVTGLVELQLGLLEAAAGAVRAGGTVLYSVCTWTRAETDGVVAELLARRDDLRLEETRQLWPHRDGTDGMFLARLFKVK from the coding sequence TCCCGCGGGCCGCGGCGCCGGGGCCCGGCCGCCGGCCCCCGCGACGTCGCCCTGGCCGCCCTGGAGCGGGTCGACGAGGGCGGCGCCTACGCCAACCTGGTCCTGCCGCCGATGCTGCGGCGCTCCGGGCTCACCCTCTCGGAGCGGGCGGCCGTCACCGACCTGGTCTACGGGTCGCTGCGGATGCGCGCGGCCCTGGACTTCGCCATGGCGCCGCTGTCGCGCCAGCCCCTGGACCGGCTGGAGCCGCTGGTCCTGCGGGGCCTGCGCCTGGGTGCCTACGAGCTGCTGTTCGGGGGCACGGCCGCCCACGCCGCCGTCGCCGAGACCGTCGGCGCGGTCGCCCGGGCCGGCCACCGCGGCCAGGCCGGCTACGTCAACGCCGTCCTCCGGCGCCTGGCCACGGCCACGCCCGCCTGGCCCGACCGCGAGCGCGACCCGGCCGGCTGGGCCGCCACCCGCGGCTCCCACCCGGCCTGGATCGTGGAGGAGGCGCTGGCCCGCCTCGGCCCCGAGGAGCTCGTCGCCCTGGTCGAGGCCGACAACACCCGCCCCGAGGTCAGCCTGCGGGCCACCCCCGGCCGCACCACCCGCGACGAGCTGCTGGCCGAGCTGGCCGAGGCCGGCCTGACCGCCCGGCCGAGCCCCGTCAGCCCCGACTGCGTGATCCTGGAGCGGGGCGACCCCGGCAGCCTGGCCGCCGTCGGCGAGGGCCGGGCGGTGGTCCAGGACGCCGCCTCCGCCCTGGTCGCCCCCGCCGTCGGCGCCGGGCCCGGCGACCTGGTGGCCGACCTGGCCGCCGGGCCGGGCGGCAAGGCCGGGCACCTGGCCGCCCTGGGCGCCCGGGTCCTGGCCGTCGAGGCCCAGCGGCGCCGGGCCGGCCTGGTCGCCGCCACCGCCGCCCGGCTCGGAGTGGCCGACCGGCTCCTCACCGTGGTCGGCGACGGCCGCCGGCCGCCGCTGCGGCCCGGCGCCGCCGACGCCGCCCTGGTCGACGCCCCCTGCACCAACCTGGGCAGCCTGCGCCGCCGGCCCGAGGCCCGCTGGCGGCACGGCCCCGGCGACGTCACCGGGCTGGTCGAGCTCCAGCTCGGCCTGCTCGAGGCGGCCGCCGGCGCCGTCCGGGCCGGCGGGACCGTGCTGTACTCGGTCTGCACCTGGACCCGGGCCGAGACCGACGGCGTGGTCGCCGAGCTGCTGGCCCGCCGCGACGACCTGCGCCTGGAGGAGACCCGGCAGCTCTGGCCCCACCGGGACGGGACCGACGGCATGTTTCTTGCACGGCTGTTCAAGGTAAAGTGA